Genomic DNA from Xiphophorus hellerii strain 12219 chromosome 16, Xiphophorus_hellerii-4.1, whole genome shotgun sequence:
TCCATTTGGTTGCAAGCTGTGTTGTTTTAgggtaatgtttgttttttgcttcatattttaaatgttttgccacatttaaaatatgtggCAAAATATGTCGGTCCCCTTTCTAACAAAATATATCAGCTTTACCATGATGAGGCTTCTGTaaccattttgaaaatgtgtagTTTGAGTCAACAGCTGACTGAAAGCAATCCAGAAAAACTGTAAACTTTGTccatcatttattttaactatGTTGCAGTGAACGGCTCATCGATGCCCCTGCTCCATCTGTCTCAGCAGTGTGGCTACTCCGTTCGAAGCTCCTGGAAAGACCTCACTCTGATGGCTCAGTATGACGCCTGCCACATCGTTCGAGAGGTGTGCTGTTGATTTTTAATTCCTACACAAATCACATCGTCTCATGTATTTTAGGGTTATTAAACCCAAACTTTGACTTCACCGTTTTTAGCTGAAATGACTCAGAGGTGTGCTGGAGTCTTCCTCTGATGCATTAATTGCTAGACTCTTCTCTAATGGGTGTGAAATCTTGTTTTTGGACATATTATTAAAATGCTTCCCCTCAGGATGATGGCTATGTGTTGCCTCTGCTGTGGAGGGGGATTCCCGTCAAGGTCTCCTGCCCGATCTCCCAGCTCCACCTTCAAGGCGAGGGGCCGTCCTCGCTCTGCTGCTCCCTCAACGGTATGACGGTGAAACTGAGAGGACCGACTGCTGTGGAGAACCCGCATATAAACGGTACCGTTTCTTTAAGAATCAGGAAGCGCTCACAAAAAGCATCATCTTTTATTCTAATATCAGGTTACCCTTCTGCCCCACTACAGTTCGGGGTGAATGGACTCCTCTGGGGCTGTTGGCTGAACAGTGTGGTTATACTGTGTACAGACCGGCTGCAGAGACGGTCATCGCCGTGCCGTTCCTCACTTGTGGTATAACGATaaaggtaaaatttaaaaaaaaaaagagtttaccAGTCAGTCTCTCCAGTAGTTTTGCAAATTCGCGATGACAAAAATTGACGTAAAATCAACAGATGCCGTCATTTAAATgctaattttccacaaaaatagTCAAGCATTGGATTTAAGTGACTAGCTTCCCCCTGTGGTGGcagtatttattatttgaatttgtacaaaacatatttacagaatgaCGCAAAATATCAAAACTCAAAGGATTAACTAATGTACTGTGGTAATTTGGCAGTAGCAGGAATAATTGTTGCTTTGCGACAAAACTGaaccatctttattttttaaacctgcCATAAATTCTCTTTCAGGATGGAAAAAACACACTTCTGCTTAAATTAGGGGAGGAGATTTTCCTGTTGGTTTGTCCTAACTCTGCCTTTGGAGAAGTCTCAGCCGCCCATCGGCCTCTGGCTGACAGCCCCACGGATTTCACCAGAAAGCTGCCAAAACCAAAACTTGAATCCCTCAGGCATTTACTGTTTATGCCGCCTTTCTACTTGGCTCCACCTTACTATCCTCACCCAACATATCACCATAGTTACTCTGAAAATAAAGAACGGGACACCCAGAGTCGTCCTGCTCCTCTTTCTGTGGCTCCGATGGCTGACTTTAGTTCCCAGCTGAACTCTCAAGACCATTACTTTCGGTCTCTTAAAGATGTGCGTGAAAACTATCGTACCCAAAAGCCTCTTTCATCTAAAGAAAAGTTGGCTAGTTTGGGTTCATTACATAAAGACCAAAAGCAGAAACGAGTAGCTCCTCTTTTGGATGTCTCAACGAATAGTTTCTCCCCTACAGCTCTGCCGGTTCAGGTGGCAGCTCCTCACTCCCACCATCCCAGCCATGATTTTAGCTCCCATTACCACTACTACCATCATCCAAAGATCCCTGTTCCTGGCACACCTCAGGGCCCAGGTCCGGGTCTTCCTGGATCACAAACCTCTTCCGATTCTCCGAACCATCAACCTCCATCTGAGCAGTTTGAGAGTCTGAAAGAGGGACCAACCTGGATTTCTTCACCGGAAGACGCCCAAACGAAGAACAAAGTGACAGCAGTTCATTCACCTTACTTTACTCATCCGTTTCCTTTCTACTATTACTACCCACGTGTTACAAAGGGTGACTTGAAAAGACTGGGGCTTCTCCATCTAGATTggactgcaaaaacaaacatgtcttcAGTACCTTTAAATCCTGAAACGCAAAGTATTAATCCTGAGCCAGAAAAGGAGAAATCCGATTTTCAGCCCAGTTCGAAACCAAAGCTACAAGACAAAGACGACAAACGTTCGACCTCTGTGTCTCCAGCCCCAGAAAGACCAGATCCCATCGCAGTTCCTCTTGACAAACCAGTGTTCCCCACTCCAGGATTCACGTATAACGCTGATCCCTACAAGTACTACTACCATCCGTACTATAACTACTACCTGAAGTATTACGCACCAGTAGCGTTGCGTGGCGTCTACAACCGTCTGGGTCAAGCTTTGTCAGAATCCTTATCGGTACAACAACCTTCCCACTTGAGATATCAAACCAGTGCCCCTCCCTCTGAACCAGGGTACGAcattcccagcagactgacgtTCCCCTACTACTATTACTATCACTACTACCTGCCTCAGCTGTTCAGATACTACCAGCAGCTCCATCTTCCAGGAGGTAAAGACTCGGATAAAGATTCTACATCTCTGCTTTCCCCAAATGTGGATTACAGTGACCTGCAGAGGTTTCCTCGTGCTTCTGAGGGCCGTCGTTCCAGCACCTTCAATCCAGCTTACTCCAACTATATTGCTTGGCACTGCAGTGGGTTTAATGAGAAGCTGGGTGACTACATGAGAGGTAAAGGATTTCATTAGGAGTcgttttatgtttaaaatacttgtttttgtattttttaacagtaaaattCTGTAGAGATGTGCTGAGGAATCAGTTTGACTGGAGCTGAATCAGGAAATGCACCATGCATAACCAGGAAATGTTTTCTAGGTGTTAGTTCGGTTGACGTGAACTCTGGTGCTTGTAAGAGAAATCCtgcaaccactaaaatctgccTCTTCTCcagtttacattttgtaaagaaggaCGTTGCGCTCATGTTCAGAGGTTTTCGTGTCGTTTtgttcagtagttcttggtggtGCACCGCCTCAGGTGAGGAGGGGATCAGGCTTTTCAAAGgctttggttcatttgacacagtgcagtgtaaaagtgaaccacaccagctgaaatgtaacaaatattacaACCGTCGTCCCAAATTGAACTGAGTCTACCAGTTTTATTGGTGAGAAGACtcccataaaataaatttgacttcgTACCACAGCCATATGATGCCTTGAAATtagtctctgtctctttaagaactctATACACTTTCTGACACTCCCCCTTCAGCAGGTCATCGCAACAAAGCTTCTCATCATGCCGCTACAGCCGTTCTTAGGAGTACtgtagtttgtatgatgagctcagcagacctgcagctccaccaggtctttgctaattgctgctgccgctagtctggagggaACTGAAGCTCCGAGGTGGAGCTTTGGGAAAATGGGCGGTGCGTTTTATGAGCAACCCTGAAAGGTTGCCATTGAAAatgaaaggattttaaaaacatgtataaATGGATCAAAACAAtgctccaggtatgtttttgatgagggaatataaagtaaaaaaaattatataatctGGCCAAAAACGTAAATATCTGGGTAACATGTTTGTGTCCTGAAGCGTTAAGGCATCATGTTTAGATGTTACTCATTCCACAAGGATTTATCAGGATGTTTTtatcaaagcaaacaaaatgaatcaagTAAAATCATTCCTGTTTTCATTCCCTCCTTTCTTCCCCCTCCACATATGTGATCAGAGTATGACTAATCCAAACGGCCCGCCCCACCCTGCTGCCTTGGACCCgtttcagatatttattcaGTAACTGTTTTTGGCTGCCGTTCACACATTTTGCCTCTACCGTCTTTctaaggaggggaaaaaaaacaaaaaacctacCTTGTTGATACTTGTCCCAAAACCTAGAAACCAACAGCTGAGTTAGTCTGAGGGTTGTTTCAAACACAAATGTTGAAGTTAATTTGTATTGACTGTGTACTTTGAGGCGCCATGCTAAGCTACGTCTCACAAGTATGAcctttgtgtgtgttggagtcAACAGATGGGCGCGCGGGgctgtgttttgtctttgctgTGCCTGACTCTTTGTTGAATCCCTCAGCGGCCCCGCCTGCTCCCTCCTCTGAGGACAGGAAGGCTCCCTGCATGCTGCAGAAGCTTTCCTCAGATCCAGACGTCCACGTTGCTCCCCTGGACGACTGCAAACATGTAACAAACACTTCTGTTGATCTTGAATTCATTCATAAATtgctgaataattttttttctgttggtaTAGATGAGTCATTTGCAGTTAATGAAAATCAGTATTGCGTAAGAGCAGTAAAACAGgattaataaaaggaaaatgatgtAGTCTGGCTTATGCAATCAGAGAAGAATGCTGACTTGGCATTTGTCCCTCATACAGCCGGATATCGTGAATAAGGGAGAAATGCTACAATAGGTCAGTGTTGAAGAAGATGGTGGTTCAGAGTGCTTTGTCCATGCATGTTGTCAAattgagtggaaagaaaaagtgtaGTTCAGGAAATGTGCACATGCAACAGGGGTAACTGTGAACTTTAGCaccagaaatgaaaatgttgatggatcagatttttttaattcccAGGTGAAACGATGGCTAAACAAATGTGAACACTGATTTATACCGCACTACTTTGTTGTGAAGAATTAGTTctctaatgtttattttcatgcaTGTTGAGTGACAAGGattctgtgtgtgtgatgggagtctttaatttaaaaaaaaatttccagtCAAGGACTGGGTTTGCAAATTAGCCGGGCTAGAAAAGCCATATAAGAAATGATTGcgttgtttttaatatttaactctTAAAGACGGTTAAAGTAGATTAAATAAACTTGAGTTGCACTGTAGGTGGAGTCGGTGCTTCAGGAACTACCACACACATGTTTTCAGCGCCAAGTGTTGCTTTCCTTGTATTTGTactcctgaaataaatgaaatgggCAAAATAGAGGAAAGGAAAAATCTTATTAATCTGAGTTTACCTTTAGAAATAAACAACCATTTTCATGTTGGACTAATTCCAGGTGCATTTGTAAATGGAAAGAAATGACGCATGACCACAGGATGGGCTGGGAAACTGGAATTTTATGTCTTCAGAGATTCAGCCTCAAACTTTAAACTTGATTAATTTTCCATCTGAGTCCAAACTTGACACCAGAGACATAATGAattattattctgtatttttatttattttttgctcttttcttagATGCCTGGTCAGAGGATGGTCCATCAGCCAGAAGTTCACGGTCTCCTATCGGACAGAGGTTTCTTCCCTGTAAGGTTAGCAGTCGCTCTCTAAGTGCAGCTTGGGTTGAATAGTTGATTCTGTTCTGAATAATATCGCTTTTGTGTCTGTCAAGTTTTCATTCACAGGTTGCTTTAGGTTTATTTTTGCATAGCAAATCATTTATTGTTGCATATTTTGGCCACATCCTGCTGGAATGCTTCATGGGGAAATTTTTGCATTTCTGATGACATAAAAATGGCTTTATCGTTTATTCCAAGCCAGGAAAATCATATGTAGCCTAATATGTAATCTCTTTACACTCAGTAGGACGAAAAGCATAATATAGTgtaatgcaaaaagaaaaatcaaacaatttcACTTGGAAAAGATTGTCTTACTACTGACTCCTTAATAGATTCTGCAGTTGCTGGTACATAATGAAAACCTAAAAGTTTGAAGTGGTTAATTTTGTCACTATGATGTTAGCTAAAGCATTAGCATACTGCTTTCCCTCCTGTTGAACTTTTCCAAATCTAGTCATGTTAATGTTACTATGTTGAACTGATTTAAATTAGGattaaaatgttgagaaattTCACAATTTAATAATCAGGGGAAATAAATGTGgtttttagatgtttgttaAAGCTGAAAGGTGTTACTTGGATTTGCATTCAGCCTCCCTGGGTCGGTACATTTGTGGAGTCACTGACTCCAGCTACAGTACAAGTCTTACAGGTTTATCTACCAGCTTTGCATACTGaggtcatttatttatttttatgtcctaTTGGTGCTGCAAAATGATTCAGTCTTGAACGGAGAACATCTAAGAGGCAATTTTCATGTGTTTCTATCTGAACTGTGACTTGAGAAGTATGTAAACCAGCGGTGCCCAAGTCCAGTCCTAGAGGACTACTGCTCTGCTATTGTTTTACAAGATGTCTGTATATtgtttaaaagtcttaaactcGTGTATGAAACTAATCTGGGCTCCACTGATCCAAACTATTTCATTGTGACTCTGTTAAATGTTTCCTTGTTGGTAGATCTTCCAAGAacttatttattcttatttaccgtatttttagTACTATAAGCAGCTACTTTTTTCTCCAccctttgaaccatgcggcttatagcACAGtcagcttttctgtggatttttcttcaaccaccagggggggctctttagcaggaagtgaatcattgaaagtcaaaattaaaaaatcaaagaagaaagtgctcatttttatttagaacaagcacatgctagcagcagacatgatggagaaatgttttcaaactcatacgccctcatcatggaaacaacacgaagaagttaatatgatgcagcttttaagtggAAGGATTTTGATCTGACAGTACAGATCGATATCCACTGCGCGTAAACTTGACGTGAACGAATCCTTGGTTCGGCGTTTGGCGTCCTTAATAAatccagcagatttattaaggacGCTCCCTCTGCTGGgtccttgtggaaaaccgagagcagcggagataccagcggattatagcccggtgcggcttctGTATCTAcgtttgcagttttttgtttttttatatatatatatatatatactttgtGGGTGCGGCTTATGGTGAGGTTTGCTCTACAGTCTGGAAAATATGGTATTTTATTTCTActgccaccatgtttcactgtgaatATAGTGCGGATGTTATGCAGTGCTCATTTTCACCCACACAATGCAACACATGTTGCACTTTCTGTACACTGGCTGCAATAACCACTTCCTGTGACCTTTTACAAGGTCACAGGACTTTTGCAAGGTCCTGTGACCTCCACAGGAGCAGTGGAGTTTTTCTTGCTCCACTGCTCTGTGAAGCAGAGATCCAAGTAGTTCAGTGTCTCATTCATTTGGTTGcagtggatttatttatttatttgttcgcGGGAGTGAAGggagataaacaaaaaaatcatctaattgtcaaagtgaaaatgatgTGTAATTTTGCATTCGCTCCACATTTCTGCTCTACTttgtttgaataataataaattggcTCTGTGACCAGACGTTTTCTCCCTGGTTAACTTTGTCCTCCTGCAGGTTGATGGTGGGATGCGGCGCCCCCTCCGATCCAGGTGAAGTCAGAACCTCAGCTGAGCCGCCGCCGTCCGCCGTCACCGTCGTTCTGAGGATAGCAACCGGTGAGGCGTCCATTTCTGCATCTGACCCATGAAAAGtctgaaatgttgaaaatgctACTGCTCATGCACATCTTGACGTTTTTgctttgtaataaaaatcacacactGAGGTAAGTGTTTTAATATCTGTAGTAGATTTGGGATTTTCagattaactttatattttagtaaatttgcattccataaagaaaactaaattaaagtcTATTTTACAAACCAATAACTTACCAAAAAAAATGAATAGGCTACCTAATCATAGACTAAGTGAATAATGAAAGATATCTACTATCCATATACACATGAATTGtacttaaatatgaaaatatttgttacaCAATACATATACACACGACATGACAgtgtatattttataatttgcCATATTAAGCTcaccaaaaaaaatttattcattcCAGTTTCACACCAATAACTGAAACAAatctaaatgtaactttttctcTTTAGCACGTTAACAAACcttgtaaattatatttactCTTAACTTCATGTCTGAATtccagaaggaaaacatttaatgctGTACATACCATTTCCAGTGTTTTTACATATACAATatctttaaatgttaaagtatTACTTTAAGTAAAagatttattagtttattaatAAACCCAACAGCTTTGTTTTTGCGACCAATATGccaataattttttatttttcctcatatTTCTGAGCAATATGACAAATGGACCATAACCAGAAACGAGTACATAACATGCAGGCCTTGTGCGTCTCTTAAACCTCTCCCCTGTGTCTCACAGATGCGTCCTTCTCCAGCTTCCACCCTAAAGCTCAGCTGCCCATCAGCCTCCTGCAGGATGAATCTGTCCATGTGGAGCTCAGCCTGCTGCAGCCTGCTGACCCCaccctgctgctcctgctgcacTCCTGCCTGGCTTACACTTTGACCCCGCATGTCTACTGGATGCTGTTTTATGACCGGTACGGTGTTCACACAGGCTGTGGTTGGTACTGCTGCATGTCTGCGCAACAGCCACACATTGGAAAGCCCTGCTCCAAACTATGAACGGCTCTTATTTTAGCTAAATCAGGAATGGGGTTGTGGCTGCTTGTACTTGTTTGACATCTTGCAGAATAATAAAGAGCTCGGCTGGAACGTTAATCGTGGCTCTGTGTTCAGCTGTAGCAGCCAGAGTGTGTCGCAGCTTCTTCCTTCCCCTGACCCTCGGCACATCTGGAGGATTAAAGTTTCCAGCTTCCCCTCCCTGCCTCCAGCAGGCTACACCTACAGGACTCCTGGGGGGCCAGCTGCACCGGAGGACCCAGAGGTAGGGACAGAACCGGCTCCGATTCTTCTGGGCCACGTCCACACCAGAGTAAGACTGTGCTGCTAAGACGGAAATCAACCAGAAGGTCATGTTTGGTTTTGGTGGCGGAGTGgagctgcttttccattaaTCATAGAATTGCGCTACTTGAAATGACGAAAATAAACTCGCTTACTGGAAACAATTTCCAAAAAACTCACGTTTTTCAGTAAAGATTTTGCACTGGGATGAAGTGGTTTTTCAGCTGAATCAAAATAGCTTTATTCTGcaatgaaacactttttttttttcttgcatcacacgagtcacatgatcaacagatGGGTGTTTGAAACACAAACTCGCAACAAaaggtattaaaaaaaacttctagaAAATGGTTAGTCATGCTAATCATCCTAAATGCTAATCCTACAGAcaactaaacagaaaatagtaagttgtttttaaagataACATTGTGCTACGTTGACTACACTTGTTAATTTTGACCCTGAAGAACAAAGTCAGTATTATGATGTAGAACTTTTAGAAGAGCAATAACAAATATaagatatatgtatatataaaatataactaTTATATGATTGCGAAAACTCTTACGTTGGTCTAATGTAGTTGCATCTGTACCAGATCCCGTAgaattttttattgtatttgtagGTTTTCAGTGACTCAGAGAAAAGCTTCCTGACTTTGGATCTATTAGAGAAAGtcactgttttttattttatgcaaaatgaCTCCTAAGCTTGTTGCCCTTTGAACTTCTGCTTGTTTTGCTGAAACTTATCAGTGAAAGTTGAGATGAGATCCGTgtaattggtgcatctctagtagGGTAAACGTCATGCACAAACCTGTGGTGGGTGCAACCAGGTCGGATTCGCCTCACTGTTGCTATGGACGCAGGCTTGCACGCTCAGTCGCACGTAGCGCTCTGTATCAAAGACCCTGTCACCTGGATCCTCTAATGCTGCTCATGGTGGAAACTGTTGGATAAGATCAGGGCAACCTGCTGCTGTTGATGCCGTGGTGACATTTTCCAAATCTGCTGTAATCAAGTCACAGTAAACTGTTCAGGTCACGGAGAATATTTGTGAAGTCTTACTCTGGTGTGAAAGGCAGGCCTTAGATTATGTTGCCACACCATGAGAAGATGATCGTAATGTAAAATCTTTTCTCCTCCCATCAGGTTTACTTCCTGTGCCACACAGAGCTGTGCTCAACTGTTTATGGTGACTGTGGTGTGAGCTGCAGCAACGGTAAGCGATAAAGTTGTAGCTTTAGGTTTAATCTATAAAGATCCTTCAATATTTGTccttacaaatatattttttaatatgactCTTTTTCCAATCACCAAAAACACcaacataaaaaatttttttcctgcagattACAACATTCCTACATATCCGTTTCTTTTTACTCCTGTTAGTTTAACCAGCTGAAATTTGCTTGcgcattatttttaaaaacctaattcagactttttttcttctttttttttaccagttaaaTCTTTCTTTATTAACTACTGGTGTGAAACGGAAATGATGACGATCTAATCTTTTGGCTTGCctcatcaaaaagaaaaacggcTTATAGTCCAGAAATGACGGCAGGTCCAACTTTGAGGACCTTAATGTAGTCTGGTCCTTCAGTGCGTCTCACAAGGTCAAAGGTTGTTGCACGTAGTGACTTCTCAACCTGCAGGGTTTGATCGCTTCAGTTGAatgaggattttcttttttaaagatttatatcTTCACACCAGCTCTGATTCTTGGTCAGTTATTATATTCTGGTCTGACTGCGTCATCATCCCAGTTGAAACTAACTGTATTTATATATCCTTCATACATGACGGCTATGCGACTCACtatatattttaaatcactgttgcattattttttttactcaaacacGTCTTCTGAAAAAGCTCAGActtgaaagtgtttttatttttgcaccatttttaccttttatttcatgtattcagcatggcttttaaaaaaaaaaaaaaatctttgcaggTCCCAACACTGATGTAACTGGATGAAATAAAGACACTTTTACACATTTGacttatttctgtgttttatcaaaaaatgtgtaaaaattgtCTATTTTGAGGgggagaaaaatacatttggacATAATTCAACTTTCCTTGGCAGTCGTGTTATccttgaaacaaaaatgaaacttaaaatataatttttatgaAAAGCTTAGGGAATCCCTTGCACCTTCAAAAAGTTTAGTGTAGGAACAAGGTGTGTGTATAGAAATGCCCTCGGTTATTACAACACTGAACTAATTAGGTGGCTGTGATTTACAAAGTGAGCATTCAGTTTGTAATTGGacgaaattaaaatttttgaacATGGAAGAAAAGCTTTGACTCTAGCAGTGGCTGGTGAAGTTTCagacatttaaagtaaaatttgtcACCACCAATATTTAGGTTTTAGGACCCTAAATATTGGGGGTCTTCCAATATTTCTTCCTCTTTAAAacatagcagaatatttaaagaaCGTCCTTTGCTGAAGCAGACCAGGAGTCTCGTGCATCAGTGTGAAACTTTCGTACTAAAAGTTTGCAGTACGACGAAATTAATTTGATCTCTGCCCCTAAATGCTTATGAAATTTCATAGAAATAACCAGGTGTCCAAACAACCATGAAGACGGCCGCCGTTTGTAGTTTGTTTCCAACTTTTACGtattaacaaaatatattttattttaaatgggcCTTTCAGGTCCCACAAACGTCATCTTAAAGAAACTAAAAGCAACTTGGTTGATTCGTAAAAAGTTGGAGTAAAATGATATGTTGatcaaagtaaaaatgattttaaacagATGAGTTCTCAGCCCCGATTTTAATAACAGCATGCCAgagtggtttgtttttttattccagtACAGAACATGCCACTTCATTTGTT
This window encodes:
- the LOC116735269 gene encoding uncharacterized protein LOC116735269, translated to MTLTVRRKRAVQLLLDQVNGSSMPLLHLSQQCGYSVRSSWKDLTLMAQYDACHIVREDDGYVLPLLWRGIPVKVSCPISQLHLQGEGPSSLCCSLNGMTVKLRGPTAVENPHINVRGEWTPLGLLAEQCGYTVYRPAAETVIAVPFLTCGITIKDGKNTLLLKLGEEIFLLVCPNSAFGEVSAAHRPLADSPTDFTRKLPKPKLESLRHLLFMPPFYLAPPYYPHPTYHHSYSENKERDTQSRPAPLSVAPMADFSSQLNSQDHYFRSLKDVRENYRTQKPLSSKEKLASLGSLHKDQKQKRVAPLLDVSTNSFSPTALPVQVAAPHSHHPSHDFSSHYHYYHHPKIPVPGTPQGPGPGLPGSQTSSDSPNHQPPSEQFESLKEGPTWISSPEDAQTKNKVTAVHSPYFTHPFPFYYYYPRVTKGDLKRLGLLHLDWTAKTNMSSVPLNPETQSINPEPEKEKSDFQPSSKPKLQDKDDKRSTSVSPAPERPDPIAVPLDKPVFPTPGFTYNADPYKYYYHPYYNYYLKYYAPVALRGVYNRLGQALSESLSVQQPSHLRYQTSAPPSEPGYDIPSRLTFPYYYYYHYYLPQLFRYYQQLHLPGGKDSDKDSTSLLSPNVDYSDLQRFPRASEGRRSSTFNPAYSNYIAWHCSGFNEKLGDYMRAAPPAPSSEDRKAPCMLQKLSSDPDVHVAPLDDCKHMPGQRMVHQPEVHGLLSDRGFFPVRLMVGCGAPSDPGEVRTSAEPPPSAVTVVLRIATDASFSSFHPKAQLPISLLQDESVHVELSLLQPADPTLLLLLHSCLAYTLTPHVYWMLFYDRCSSQSVSQLLPSPDPRHIWRIKVSSFPSLPPAGYTYRTPGGPAAPEDPEVYFLCHTELCSTVYGDCGVSCSNGPNTDVTG